From Scleropages formosus chromosome 25, fSclFor1.1, whole genome shotgun sequence, a single genomic window includes:
- the LOC108921632 gene encoding neurocan core protein-like isoform X4, which translates to METVAREPTPLILLLILLLLQPTGQGAPGADDPRPPPGMRERLASDATLPCLLGRLPAPSLEMPSAVRWTRVPSGSAAGERLVLEAVDGALRWGEGFQGRAGMPGYSRNQSDASLILTELRSSDSATYRCEIAVGLDGERHSVSLVVTGAVFHYRAPSARGGLSFYEAQQACLENSARVASPAQLISAFWDGYESCDAGWLSDHTVSVSVQSPRPGCRSDGDGSPGVRSLGPRDPGERFDVYCYTEDLRGEVFHSTVPGKLSLARAVAHCRALGARLATAGQLHLAWRAGLDRCDPGWLADGTVRYPITRPRAGCGGAEPGIRTLYRDADLTGVPSSSALFDAYCYREQEGSEEFGFTESRLPASRSEAGVTPPPSSSSNHEPEPSDQMGSPTSREQEGAHRTALLGATGSRSKPGWSGLAERVGPDGGPHSGSAPETPLPPAAQGKPGSHGLIAGEVDAGEDEGADGRRGKFSSSSTDGALPTPRSTVDATAPPATAAQVYRATGGAGEPRVPTGEGSPAEESRGASDRTPRRSTADAMLSAGSTCTSAPGPVGDPSAASLGVRHDAQRNPVGPEDSGQTISLVTVPLATAASTEPPEGYSGEDRDRDSSVPRWSEKESDGSGLVQPATPLGGSSGEAWNGKVAAEVRGEVLFSRQSGDTTISTFAAATGPSLSPPPPVAAQRLAAEDDGAINGSLFREDESRSAGSEESFAVGQYERPPTRGRPQAPRAQPPPPQPDVQNGTGIPNGTQLSPDVDDCRSNPCQNGGTCIDKADSFVCLCMPSYGGATCEKDTEGCEHGWRKFHGRCYRYFPRRHAWESAEKDCREHSAHLASVHSAAEQDFLTGLSRENTWIGLNDRTVEDDFQWTDNTELEYESWQEKQPDNFFAGGEDCVVTVAHEDGRWNDVPCNYNLPYICKKGTVLCGAPPAVENAFLMGRRRERYDVHSVVRYQCADGFLQHHVPTAKCRANGRWDRPRIACTKAGRRSHRHRRHHHKSHRERRKHRQHGGGAHDSHAHSHTHM; encoded by the exons ATGGAGACGGTGGCGCGCGAGCCCACCCCACTCATTCTtctcctcattctcctcctgctccagccgACAGGACAAG GGGCCCCCGGGGCAGACGATCCACGGCCTCCTCCCGGGATGCGGGAGCGTCTGGCGTCCGACGCCACCCTGCCCTGCCTCCTCGGCCGGCTGCCCGCTCCCTCCCTCGAGATGCCTTCCGCCGTCCGCTGGACCAGGGTCCCGAGCGGAAGCGCTGCGGGAGAGCGGCTGGTGCTGGAAGCCGTGGACGGCGCCCTCCGCTGGGGGGAAGGTTTCCAGGGGCGCGCCGGGATGCCCGGCTACTCCCGCAACCAGAGCGACGCCTCGCTGATCCTGACGGAGCTGCGATCCAGCGACTCGGCCACTTACCGCTGTGAAATCGCCGTGGGGCTGGACGGCGAACGGCACAGCGTCTCCCTAGTGGTCACCG GTGCGGTGTTCCACTACCGAGCGCCCAGCGCCCGCGGAGGCCTGTCCTTCTACGAGGCCCAGCAGGCCTGCCTGGAGAACTCCGCCCGGGTGGCCTCACCTGCGCAGCTGATCAGCGCCTTCTGGGACGGCTACGAGAGCTGCGACGCGGGCTGGCTGTCAGACCACACCGTCAG CGTCTCTGTCCAGTCCCCGAGACCCGGTTGCCGTAGCGACGGGGACGGCTCGCCCGGAGTGAGGAGTTTGGGCCCCAGGGACCCTGGCGAGCGCTTTGATGTCTACTGCTACACGGAGGACCTACGCG GGGAGGTGTTCCACTCGACCGTGCCGGGGAAGCTGAGCCTGGCGAGGGCTGTCGCTCACTGCCGCGCCCTGGGGGCTCGCCTGGCCACCGCCGGCCAGCTCCACCTGGCCTGGAGGGCGGGGCTCGACCGCTGCGACCCAGGCTGGCTGGCCGACGGCACCGTGCGCTACCCCATCACGCGGCCCCGAGCCGGCTGTGGGGGCGCAGAGCCGGGGATCCGCACCCTGTACCGCGACGCCGACCTCACGGgggtcccttcctcctccgccCTCTTCGACGCCTACTGCTACCGGG AACAAGAGGGCAGCGAGGAGTTTGGGTTCACGGAGAGCCGCCTTCCGGCCAGTCGCAGCGAGGCCGGTGTGACTCCGCCTCCCAGCTCCTCCTCGAACCATGAACCCGAACCATCCGACCAGATGGGTAGCCCGACCAGCCGCGAGCAGGAAGGAGCTCATCGCACCGCGTTGCTGGGGGCCACGGGGAGCCGGTCCAAACCAGGCTGGAGCGGCCTCGCGGAGCGCGTGGGCCCTGATGGTGGTCCGCACTCTGGCAGCGCTCCAGAAACCCCCCTCCCACCAGCAGCTCAGGGGAAGCCTGGGAGTCACGGGCTGATTGCCGGTGAGGTGGATGCAGGAGAAGACGAGGGAGCTGATGGGCGCCGGGGGaagttctcctcctcctcaactGACGGcgccctccccaccccccgctcGACAGTGGACGCCACGGCTCCCCCTGCCACGGCTGCACAGGTGTACCGGGCAACAGGAGGCGCCGGAGAGCCCAGGGTGCCGACTGGCGAGGGCAGTCCGGCCGAGGAGTCCCGCGGGGCGTCAGACAGAACCCCGAGGAGATCCACGGCTGACGCGATGCTCAGTGCAG GATCCACGTGCACATCAGCTCCAGGCCCAGTTGGCGATCCGTCAGCCGCTTCCTTGGGGGTCAGACACGATGCACAGCGGAACCCAGTGGGTCCCGAGGATTCGGGCCAAACCATCTCCTTGGTTACCGTCCCCCTGGCAACGGCCGCCTCCACAGAGCCCCCCGAGGGCTACTCTGGCGAGGACCGCGACCGGGACTCCTCTGTACCGAGGTGGTCGGAGAAGGAGTCCGACGGCAGCGGCCTGGTCCAGCCTGCGACGCCTCTGGGTGGGTCGTCGGGAGAGGCCTGGAACGGCAAAGTCGCCGCAGAGGTCAGGGGCGAAGTCCTGTTCTCCCGCCAGTCCGGCGACACCACCATCAGCACATTTGCCGCCGCAACAGGCCCCTCCCTCTCGCCGCCCCCCCCCGTCGCGGCGCAAAGGCTCGCTGCCGAGGACGATGGCGCCATCAACGGGTCGCTCTTCAGAGAGGACGAGTCGCGCTCTGCGGGGTCCGAGGAGTCCTTCGCTGTCGGCCAATACGAGAGACCCCCCACCCGGGGAAGACCGCAGGCCCCCCGGGCCCAGCCTCCACCCCCGCAGCCAGATGTCCAGAATGGAACAGGGATTCCCAATGGCACGCAGCTCTCTCCTG ACGTCGACGACTGCCGGTCGAACCCGTGTCAGAACGGAGGCACGTGCATCGACAAGGCGGACTCATTTGTGTGCCTCTGTATGCCGAGCTACGGGGGAGCCACGTGTGAAAAAG ATACCGAGGGCTGCGAGCACGGCTGGAGGAAGTTCCACGGCCGCTGCTACAGGTACTTCCCCCGACGGCACGCGTGGGAGAGCGCCGAGAAGGACTGCAGGGAGCACAGCGCACACCTCGCCAGCGTCCACTCGGCGGCCGAGCAGGACTTCCTCACGG GTCTGAGCCGTGAGAACACGTGGATCGGACTCAACGACCGCACCGTGGAGGACGACTTTCAGTGGACGGACAACACGGAGCTG GAGTACGAGAGCTGGCAGGAGAAGCAGCCGGACAACTTCTTTGCGGGCGGCGAGGACTGCGTGGTGACGGTCGCCCACGAGGACGGCAGGTGGAACGACGTGCCCTGCAACTACAACCTGCCCTACATCTGCAAGAAGGGCACAG TGCTTTGCGGAGCGCCCCCTGCCGTGGAGAACGCCTTCCTGATGGGCCGTAGGCGGGAGCGCTACGACGTCCACTCGGTGGTGCGCTACCAGTGTGCCGACGGGTTCCTCCAGCACCACGTCCCCACAGCCAAGTGCCGCGCCAACGGGAGGTGGGACCGGCCCAGGATCGCGTGCACCAAAG CAGGCCGCAGGTCCCACCGGcaccgccgccaccaccacaaAAGCCACCGTGAGCGCCGGAAGCACCGGCAGCATGGGGGAGGAGCTCACGATAGCCACGcccacagccacacccacatGTGA